A single window of Entomoplasma ellychniae DNA harbors:
- a CDS encoding alpha/beta hydrolase, protein MAEYSPIARTIINMWNSSFTKTFFIRTDRKNVKFNYVKTFNSIKPTNRNSNKKMKIKEYKKPTGNTIITSKDGLKIVASVWLNPKVSDKWVVGVHGFNSSRFDVLYLTWHYRALGYNILTFDFRNHGASENDIVSWGYKEKWDLMSVIEWLTKNYIISQIGLVGTSMGAFTCIYTLMTEQVFIEENKIRWLVSDSAYMSVNNMISEMISDNAFKMIETYAQNILEDILKIYKQEYKVDFKGLDFIKLIQKGQNYIPIMFIHNRFDRVTNFLDSFKMQEIKNNIEHSDQNELIIYDEGYNHTKSIIKFTKDYTNRTLEFVKKHQLESK, encoded by the coding sequence ATGGCAGAATATTCACCAATTGCAAGAACTATCATTAATATGTGAAACTCTAGTTTTACTAAAACTTTCTTTATAAGAACAGATAGAAAAAATGTTAAATTTAATTATGTTAAGACATTTAATAGTATTAAACCAACTAATCGTAACTCAAATAAAAAAATGAAAATAAAGGAGTATAAAAAACCTACTGGTAATACAATTATTACATCAAAAGATGGTTTAAAAATTGTTGCTAGTGTTTGATTGAATCCAAAAGTGTCTGACAAATGAGTAGTTGGTGTTCATGGGTTTAACTCATCAAGGTTTGATGTTTTATATTTAACATGACATTATCGTGCTCTTGGATATAATATTTTAACATTTGATTTTAGAAATCATGGGGCCAGCGAAAATGACATTGTTTCATGGGGATATAAAGAAAAATGAGATCTTATGTCAGTAATAGAATGATTAACTAAAAATTATATTATTTCTCAAATAGGCTTAGTTGGAACAAGCATGGGAGCTTTTACTTGCATTTATACTTTAATGACTGAACAAGTTTTTATTGAAGAAAATAAAATAAGGTGGTTAGTATCTGATTCAGCATATATGTCTGTTAATAACATGATTTCTGAAATGATTTCTGATAATGCTTTTAAAATGATTGAAACTTATGCTCAAAATATTTTAGAAGATATATTAAAAATTTATAAACAAGAGTATAAAGTTGATTTTAAAGGTTTAGATTTTATTAAGTTGATTCAAAAAGGACAGAATTATATACCAATAATGTTTATTCATAATCGATTTGATCGAGTAACTAATTTTTTAGACAGTTTCAAAATGCAAGAGATTAAAAATAATATCGAACATAGTGACCAAAATGAGTTAATCATTTATGATGAAGGTTATAATCATACAAAGTCCATTATCAAATTTACAAAAGACTATACAAATAGAACTTTAGAATTTGTTAAAAAACACCAATTAGAATCAAAATAA
- the ileS gene encoding isoleucine--tRNA ligase, whose amino-acid sequence MNNNYKDTLLIGQTKFDMRANLKEKEPTIQAFWEDENIYNKKLNINRDKPLFMLHDGPPYANGDLHLGHSLNKTLKDFIIRFKNSSGFKAPFICGWDTHGLPIETAVTKSGIDRKTTPVVEFRQLCEKYALKQVDNQAKQFKRLGVFTDTDLKYITLQHEFEMSELRLFQKMFEKGLVYKALKPIYWSPSSESALAESEIEYQDVKSPTIFVAMKITEGNEFVSVGDEIVIWTTTPWTIPSNQLAAVSGNIEYVLVKVESRRFIVAKNLLESISNQIGWGDYKIINNFYGDKLIDVKYAHPLYDKKINKVVLGHHVTDEAGTGIVHIAGGFGEDDFIIVKKNNIEPFAPIDDQGKFTKEIAQYDEQLVNVFYEDANKIVGMELQEKNRLLKLKFVSHSYPHDWRTKKPVIYRCTYQWFINLEKVKSDILKNVDSITTRPEWAKKRLYQVLEDRVDWTISRQRLWGVPIVAFYNQDKELVINDEILDFAIKQIENLGTNSWFEKPANVFLPEKYHSQNFVKEKDILDVWFDSGSSAIALSEKYKEFKLPYDVYLEGSDQYRGWFNASMINSTIYSNNAPYKKLISHGMTVDEKGNKMSKSLGNGIDPIEFANTQGTDILRLWVSSTDYSDDQKIGNDIIKQIGESYRKIRNTIRFILANLYDFDSIKHYQTNLEEVDRYALHNLTLNKNKIIEAYENFAFNQVYSTSLNYVTKDLSSFYLDFIKDILYIESANSTRRRQVQTVLYEQLIMLIDALRPIIPHTIEEVYQEFNIENKSKSVHLVDIKEQNFTQNNEFLNRWNKLQLLREDVNKALEIAREEKIISKGFEAILNIDLKSDYKELETIKDLNQIFIVNKINFVSLEQGLELKTSVISVKLKTGEKCQRCWAIFDTLVNYQVCTRCNNVVNSLK is encoded by the coding sequence ATGAACAATAACTATAAAGACACACTGTTAATAGGGCAAACAAAATTTGACATGAGAGCAAATTTAAAAGAAAAAGAACCTACTATTCAAGCATTTTGAGAAGATGAAAATATTTATAACAAAAAGTTAAACATTAATAGAGATAAACCATTGTTTATGTTACATGATGGACCACCATATGCAAATGGTGATTTACATTTAGGTCATTCACTTAATAAAACATTAAAAGACTTTATCATTAGATTTAAAAACTCTAGTGGCTTTAAAGCACCATTTATTTGCGGTTGAGATACTCATGGATTGCCAATTGAAACTGCTGTTACTAAAAGTGGGATTGACAGAAAAACCACACCAGTTGTAGAATTTAGACAATTATGTGAAAAGTATGCTTTAAAACAAGTTGACAATCAAGCAAAACAATTTAAAAGACTTGGAGTGTTTACTGATACTGATCTTAAATACATAACTTTACAACATGAATTTGAAATGAGTGAATTGAGATTGTTTCAAAAAATGTTTGAAAAAGGTTTAGTTTATAAAGCCTTAAAACCAATTTATTGATCACCATCAAGTGAGTCAGCTTTAGCTGAATCAGAAATTGAATATCAAGATGTTAAATCACCAACTATTTTTGTTGCTATGAAAATAACTGAAGGTAATGAATTTGTTAGTGTTGGTGATGAAATTGTTATTTGAACTACCACTCCATGAACTATCCCCTCAAATCAACTAGCAGCTGTTTCTGGAAACATTGAATATGTTTTAGTTAAAGTAGAGTCAAGAAGATTCATAGTAGCTAAAAACCTTCTTGAAAGTATCTCTAATCAAATTGGTTGAGGTGATTATAAAATTATAAATAATTTTTATGGGGACAAATTAATAGATGTTAAATATGCACACCCTTTGTATGACAAAAAAATTAATAAAGTTGTTTTAGGACATCATGTAACAGATGAAGCTGGAACAGGAATTGTTCATATTGCTGGAGGTTTTGGAGAAGATGACTTCATTATTGTTAAAAAAAATAATATAGAACCATTTGCACCAATTGATGATCAAGGTAAATTTACAAAAGAAATAGCTCAATATGATGAACAACTAGTAAATGTTTTTTATGAAGATGCTAACAAAATTGTTGGTATGGAATTACAAGAAAAAAATAGATTATTAAAGTTGAAGTTTGTTTCTCATTCATATCCACATGATTGAAGAACTAAAAAACCAGTAATTTACCGTTGTACTTATCAATGATTTATTAATCTAGAAAAAGTTAAATCCGACATTTTAAAAAATGTTGATAGCATTACAACAAGACCTGAATGAGCAAAAAAAAGACTTTATCAAGTTTTAGAAGACCGTGTTGATTGAACTATATCAAGACAAAGACTATGAGGTGTTCCTATTGTTGCTTTTTATAATCAAGATAAGGAATTAGTTATTAATGATGAAATTTTAGATTTTGCTATTAAACAAATTGAAAATTTAGGAACTAATTCTTGATTTGAAAAACCAGCAAATGTATTTTTACCTGAAAAATATCATAGTCAAAATTTTGTAAAAGAAAAAGATATTTTAGATGTATGATTTGATTCAGGATCTTCTGCAATTGCTTTAAGTGAGAAGTATAAAGAATTTAAATTGCCATATGATGTGTATTTAGAAGGAAGCGATCAGTACAGAGGTTGGTTCAATGCTTCTATGATTAACTCTACAATTTATTCAAATAATGCACCTTACAAAAAATTAATTTCTCACGGAATGACTGTTGATGAAAAAGGTAATAAAATGAGTAAATCACTAGGCAATGGAATTGACCCAATAGAATTTGCAAATACTCAAGGAACTGATATTCTAAGATTATGAGTTAGTTCAACTGATTATTCAGATGATCAAAAAATTGGTAATGATATTATTAAACAAATTGGAGAAAGTTATAGAAAAATTAGAAATACAATTAGATTTATTTTAGCTAACTTGTATGATTTTGATTCAATTAAACATTATCAGACAAATTTAGAAGAGGTTGATAGATATGCTTTACATAATTTAACTTTAAATAAAAATAAGATAATTGAAGCTTATGAAAATTTTGCATTTAATCAAGTTTATAGCACATCTTTAAATTATGTGACAAAAGATTTATCATCATTTTATCTAGATTTTATTAAAGATATATTATATATTGAAAGTGCAAATTCCACAAGAAGACGTCAAGTTCAAACTGTTTTGTATGAACAATTAATTATGTTAATTGATGCTTTAAGACCAATTATTCCTCATACAATTGAAGAGGTATATCAAGAATTTAATATAGAAAATAAATCTAAGTCAGTCCATCTTGTTGATATTAAAGAACAAAATTTTACTCAAAATAATGAGTTTCTTAATAGATGAAATAAATTACAATTATTAAGAGAAGATGTAAATAAAGCTTTAGAAATAGCAAGAGAAGAAAAAATAATTAGTAAAGGTTTTGAAGCTATTCTAAATATTGATTTAAAAAGTGATTACAAAGAACTTGAAACTATAAAAGATTTAAATCAAATATTTATAGTTAATAAAATAAATTTTGTGAGCTTAGAACAAGGATTAGAATTAAAAACATCAGTTATCAGTGTTAAATTAAAAACTGGAGAAAAATGTCAAAGATGTTGAGCAATTTTTGACACTTTAGTTAACTATCAAGTCTGTACAAGATGTAATAATGTTGTGAATAGTTTAAAATAA
- a CDS encoding dihydrofolate reductase, producing MIKLIWAQTKSGVIGKDAKLPWNIPEEMKHFKKTTINSSVLMGRKTFTSMNNKKLLNRINYVLTKNLDSYKDNQDGLFFINNVDSLIEKYQTNEKDLYVIGGNSVFSKMIDFADELIRTIIKDEYEGNVYMDEVNLTKFDKINIVEYKDFYIEYFTRRKDDN from the coding sequence ATGATTAAGTTAATATGGGCTCAAACAAAAAGTGGGGTAATAGGAAAAGACGCAAAATTACCATGGAATATACCTGAAGAAATGAAACATTTTAAAAAAACTACAATTAATTCTAGTGTCTTGATGGGCCGAAAAACTTTTACATCAATGAATAATAAAAAACTGCTTAATAGAATTAATTATGTTTTGACAAAAAATCTTGATTCTTATAAAGATAATCAAGATGGTTTATTTTTTATAAATAATGTTGATTCACTAATTGAAAAATATCAAACTAATGAAAAAGATCTATATGTTATTGGTGGAAATTCAGTTTTTAGTAAAATGATTGATTTTGCTGATGAATTAATCCGAACTATTATAAAAGATGAATATGAAGGTAATGTTTACATGGATGAAGTAAATTTAACTAAATTTGATAAAATAAATATAGTTGAGTACAAAGACTTTTATATTGAATATTTTACAAGGAGAAAAGATGACAACTAA
- the sepF gene encoding cell division protein SepF — protein MSNKLKNFLNKLKTKNENIHNDLKEYDMYDENESELPKENSKDNLTIEKDILSKRTEIFVPKIFNDVKNVADELKSNKIALVDLSQLKSDDKRRVIDFISGVIYINDGSQKKLEKEIYKLIIRK, from the coding sequence ATGAGCAATAAATTAAAAAACTTTTTAAATAAATTAAAAACCAAAAATGAAAATATTCATAATGATTTAAAAGAATATGACATGTACGATGAAAATGAATCAGAATTACCGAAAGAAAATAGTAAAGACAATTTAACTATAGAAAAAGATATTTTATCTAAAAGAACAGAGATTTTTGTTCCAAAGATTTTTAATGATGTTAAAAATGTTGCAGATGAATTAAAAAGTAATAAAATCGCATTAGTTGATTTATCTCAACTAAAAAGCGATGATAAAAGAAGAGTGATTGACTTCATTTCAGGTGTTATTTATATAAATGATGGATCACAAAAAAAATTAGAAAAAGAAATATATAAATTAATAATTAGAAAATAG
- a CDS encoding lysophospholipid acyltransferase family protein — MTTNKELTKHELSENKINDNERSLKISKLKIIYLWFPIWRMMAKAKKISKKNYKTPGFYSEEYAYNFAKKSANRILKASNINITVEGYENWLDRGVILAANHQSNFDPTILFALNNFYLNQPMAFIAKKELWNDKKLGRFVRIIDCIPLDRENPRSALEAFKEAKELVVDYKRSLVIFPEGTRSKSQEIKDFHPAALKIAQMANAPVIPVTIINAYQIFKKDRPKKVEVKVIFGKPIMPSKHISLKTEDLSNNVRKVISENMEKYKDKDLIWDYKTINKINPKNEEEIRESIKKKTNPSPKKQKKKLKDIFNVVD, encoded by the coding sequence ATGACAACTAATAAAGAATTAACAAAACATGAATTATCAGAAAATAAAATAAACGATAATGAACGCAGTTTAAAAATTAGTAAACTAAAAATTATTTATTTATGGTTTCCAATTTGAAGAATGATGGCTAAAGCTAAAAAAATTAGTAAAAAAAATTACAAAACTCCTGGTTTTTATTCAGAAGAGTATGCTTATAATTTTGCTAAAAAATCAGCTAATAGAATTTTAAAAGCTTCAAATATAAATATTACAGTTGAGGGGTATGAAAATTGATTAGATCGTGGAGTTATTTTGGCAGCTAATCATCAGTCAAATTTTGATCCAACTATTCTTTTTGCTTTAAACAATTTTTACTTGAATCAACCTATGGCATTTATTGCTAAAAAAGAATTGTGAAATGATAAAAAATTAGGTAGATTTGTAAGAATTATTGACTGTATTCCTTTAGATAGAGAAAATCCAAGAAGTGCTTTAGAAGCATTTAAAGAAGCTAAAGAACTTGTTGTTGATTATAAGAGATCTTTAGTGATATTTCCAGAAGGTACTAGAAGTAAGTCACAAGAAATAAAAGATTTTCATCCAGCAGCGCTTAAAATAGCTCAAATGGCTAATGCACCTGTTATTCCTGTAACAATTATTAATGCCTATCAAATATTTAAAAAAGATAGACCAAAAAAAGTTGAAGTAAAAGTTATTTTTGGTAAACCAATAATGCCAAGTAAACATATATCTTTAAAAACAGAAGATTTATCAAATAATGTAAGAAAAGTTATCTCAGAAAACATGGAAAAATACAAGGATAAAGATTTGATTTGAGATTACAAAACTATAAATAAAATTAATCCTAAAAATGAAGAAGAAATTAGAGAATCAATTAAGAAAAAAACTAATCCTTCACCAAAAAAACAAAAGAAAAAACTTAAAGATATTTTCAATGTAGTTGACTAA
- the ftsZ gene encoding cell division protein FtsZ codes for MSSKQDFSQRAKIKVIGVGGGGNNAITRMFEYGAHGVDFYIANTDAQVLAGSSVPNKLILGEKSTKGLGAGANPEVGKAAAIESEAELKESLKDADLIFITAGMGGGTGTGAAPVIARIAQETGALVVAIVTKPFRFEGKYRNQFAEEGIIELKKYVDSTIVISNDRLLEFIGAKPIQEAFGEADAILKQGVQTITDLIAVPALINLDFADVKTVMSKKGNALFGIGLGTGPDKANLAANDAISSTLLEASINGARDVIVNVTGGEGISLNDAYDVVDVVNQAIDNPEVNIVFGVAINKELTEKDELVVTVIATGFDENKDIEQNIIKPSVKPTTVSSFANLRSSNLTKQAQKSIETLKTTTFEEEIFNAHQTMQSSSLLNNEEQQQEELDNDFPTFLK; via the coding sequence ATGAGTAGTAAACAAGATTTTAGTCAAAGAGCCAAGATAAAAGTTATTGGTGTTGGTGGTGGAGGAAATAATGCTATCACAAGAATGTTTGAATATGGAGCGCATGGCGTTGATTTTTATATAGCTAACACTGATGCTCAAGTTTTAGCAGGTTCAAGTGTACCTAATAAATTAATTTTAGGTGAAAAATCTACAAAAGGATTAGGTGCAGGAGCTAATCCAGAAGTTGGTAAAGCTGCAGCTATAGAGAGTGAAGCTGAATTAAAAGAATCTTTAAAAGATGCTGATTTAATTTTTATAACAGCTGGAATGGGTGGTGGCACTGGAACTGGTGCTGCTCCTGTTATTGCTAGAATTGCACAAGAAACTGGAGCTTTAGTTGTAGCTATTGTAACTAAACCATTTAGGTTTGAAGGTAAATATAGAAATCAATTTGCTGAAGAAGGAATTATTGAATTAAAAAAATACGTTGATTCTACTATTGTTATTTCAAACGATAGACTTTTAGAATTTATCGGGGCTAAACCAATTCAAGAAGCTTTTGGTGAAGCAGATGCAATTTTAAAACAAGGAGTACAAACGATTACTGATCTTATTGCAGTACCAGCATTAATTAACTTAGACTTTGCTGATGTTAAAACAGTTATGTCTAAAAAAGGAAATGCTTTATTTGGTATTGGTTTAGGTACTGGACCTGATAAAGCGAATTTAGCAGCAAATGATGCCATATCTTCAACACTACTTGAAGCTTCAATTAATGGAGCTAGAGATGTTATTGTTAATGTAACTGGTGGAGAAGGTATTTCATTAAATGATGCATATGATGTTGTTGATGTTGTTAACCAAGCAATTGATAACCCTGAAGTTAATATTGTTTTTGGGGTAGCTATTAATAAAGAATTAACTGAAAAAGATGAATTAGTTGTAACTGTTATTGCAACTGGATTTGATGAAAACAAAGATATTGAGCAAAATATTATTAAACCTTCTGTTAAACCAACAACTGTTTCAAGTTTTGCAAATCTTAGATCTTCTAATTTAACAAAACAGGCACAAAAATCAATCGAAACATTAAAAACCACCACATTTGAAGAAGAAATATTTAATGCACATCAAACTATGCAAAGTTCTTCATTGTTAAACAATGAAGAACAACAACAAGAAGAATTGGATAATGATTTTCCAACATTCTTAAAGTAG
- a CDS encoding signal peptidase II: MKLTVGMPIIIILVALDWISKGIVTSNMTLGQSKDFLPGFLNLNYIINLGRAWGENNDPASLVKNISFAAIFTILILVVFIFVNSKKWIIPIAMLFSGAFANVLARSWSPMNADGVHGGVVDLLVWDFDFFIFSKSYIFNLADVWVCSGIPLMGVCFIIEFIQMFLEAKKNKKELHD; this comes from the coding sequence ATGAAATTAACAGTAGGAATGCCAATTATTATTATTTTAGTAGCCTTAGATTGAATTTCAAAAGGAATAGTTACTTCTAATATGACATTGGGTCAATCAAAAGATTTCTTACCAGGTTTTTTAAACCTTAATTACATAATTAATTTAGGAAGAGCTTGAGGTGAAAACAATGATCCTGCAAGCTTAGTAAAAAATATATCTTTTGCAGCAATATTCACAATATTGATATTGGTTGTATTTATATTTGTAAATTCAAAAAAATGAATAATACCAATAGCCATGTTATTTTCAGGTGCATTCGCTAACGTATTGGCCAGATCATGATCTCCAATGAATGCTGATGGTGTGCATGGTGGTGTTGTTGATTTGTTGGTGTGAGATTTTGATTTCTTTATATTTTCAAAATCTTATATATTTAATTTAGCAGATGTTTGGGTTTGTAGTGGTATACCTTTAATGGGGGTTTGTTTTATCATAGAATTTATACAAATGTTTTTAGAGGCCAAGAAAAACAAAAAGGAATTACATGACTAA
- the rpmG gene encoding 50S ribosomal protein L33 has translation MREKYILRCTECKNENYIGRNDKKKEKIEVKKFCSKCNKHEVHKQKK, from the coding sequence ATGCGTGAAAAATATATTCTACGTTGTACTGAATGTAAAAATGAAAACTACATTGGTAGAAACGACAAGAAAAAAGAAAAAATAGAAGTTAAAAAATTCTGTAGCAAATGTAACAAACATGAAGTTCATAAACAAAAAAAATAA
- a CDS encoding holo-ACP synthase gives MQRIGIDIIENKRIKIKQKFIDKVLTIEEKVLLESIISKKAKINFIAGRWAVKEAIFKSLNSKQKISFNKINVGYDNQSPIITNLELSKILISISHEKKYSIGMAINIYD, from the coding sequence ATGCAAAGAATCGGAATTGACATTATTGAAAATAAACGCATTAAAATAAAACAAAAATTTATTGATAAAGTTTTAACAATAGAAGAAAAAGTGCTTTTAGAAAGTATTATTTCTAAAAAAGCAAAAATAAACTTTATTGCTGGTAGATGGGCTGTTAAAGAAGCTATATTTAAATCTCTTAATTCAAAACAAAAAATAAGTTTTAATAAAATTAATGTTGGTTATGATAATCAAAGCCCTATAATAACTAATCTAGAATTAAGTAAAATATTAATTTCAATATCTCATGAAAAAAAGTATTCCATAGGAATGGCTATTAATATTTATGATTAA
- a CDS encoding lipoprotein codes for MKKLLIILGALTLTATPSLVVVSCSNNVAETVNQFIELADGTRPTFKGVNEIDKKGSTLVYYIGGADNYSSLSFEYALKQATNTENLTDAFAVLNNGTDASTGAVKAFKDLGKLTSLGNDAGIQEVSTKWNKSNSRHEFINKTENVIFSKEALGTDIKIAGYQASSIDNLWTSKVTKKILSDWLTPSIARMTYDITLETNNQKLAEANTKTKKNELFDGAQTLIETKVKELSESKGPIFLIIRNGELIGYLNGYTVYNEVDKVILQKDQDAFKDKGRSYDSKDIENMFKTWNETLAFSNVESNNKSILQDIYKKEGTSKFSFNDSGLEPYKKFIEKWDEGVLNRIPD; via the coding sequence ATGAAGAAATTATTGATCATTTTGGGAGCATTAACGTTAACAGCAACACCTAGTTTAGTTGTTGTTTCTTGTTCTAATAATGTTGCAGAAACAGTTAATCAATTTATTGAATTAGCTGATGGTACAAGACCAACTTTTAAAGGGGTAAATGAAATAGATAAAAAAGGTTCAACGCTAGTTTATTATATAGGTGGGGCTGACAACTACTCTTCTTTATCATTTGAATATGCTTTAAAACAAGCAACAAACACTGAAAATTTAACAGATGCTTTTGCAGTTTTAAATAATGGTACAGATGCAAGTACTGGTGCTGTTAAAGCTTTTAAAGATCTTGGAAAATTAACTTCTCTTGGAAATGATGCTGGAATTCAAGAAGTTTCAACAAAATGAAATAAATCAAATTCTAGACATGAGTTTATAAATAAAACTGAAAATGTTATTTTTTCAAAAGAAGCACTTGGAACAGATATTAAAATTGCAGGCTATCAAGCTTCTTCAATTGATAACTTATGAACAAGCAAAGTTACTAAAAAAATATTAAGTGATTGATTAACTCCTTCAATAGCTAGAATGACTTATGACATTACTTTAGAAACAAACAATCAAAAGTTAGCTGAAGCTAATACTAAAACTAAAAAAAATGAGTTATTTGATGGAGCTCAAACATTAATTGAAACAAAAGTTAAAGAACTTAGCGAGTCAAAAGGGCCTATTTTCTTAATTATAAGAAATGGTGAGCTAATAGGCTATTTAAATGGCTATACAGTTTACAATGAAGTTGATAAAGTTATTCTTCAAAAAGACCAAGATGCTTTTAAAGATAAAGGTAGATCATATGATTCAAAAGATATTGAAAATATGTTTAAAACTTGAAATGAAACATTAGCTTTTAGTAATGTTGAAAGTAATAATAAATCAATTTTACAAGATATCTATAAAAAAGAAGGAACATCTAAATTTTCTTTTAACGATAGTGGTCTAGAACCTTATAAAAAATTTATTGAGAAATGAGATGAAGGTGTTTTAAATAGAATTCCTGATTAA
- a CDS encoding deoxycytidylate deaminase, producing the protein MKRQGYLSWESFFVSVAKVCAMRSKDPSTQVGAVIVNPLKQIIATGYNGFPRGIDDNEFPWTKSQEAEWENTKYPFVVHAELNAIVNARANLSDCSLYITLFPCNECAKIIIQAGIKEVFYTGDKNIDSKEAQASIRMLKAANIPTKKINDIIVEVTK; encoded by the coding sequence ATGAAAAGACAAGGCTATTTAAGTTGAGAGAGTTTTTTTGTTAGTGTAGCTAAGGTTTGTGCAATGAGAAGTAAAGATCCTTCAACTCAAGTCGGGGCTGTTATTGTTAATCCTTTAAAACAAATAATAGCTACTGGTTATAATGGTTTTCCAAGAGGAATTGATGATAATGAGTTTCCTTGAACAAAAAGTCAAGAAGCAGAATGAGAAAATACTAAATATCCATTTGTGGTGCATGCTGAACTAAATGCAATTGTAAACGCAAGAGCAAACTTATCAGATTGCAGTTTATACATAACTTTGTTTCCATGCAATGAGTGTGCAAAAATTATTATTCAAGCAGGTATTAAAGAAGTTTTTTATACAGGGGATAAAAACATAGATTCTAAAGAAGCCCAAGCTTCTATCAGAATGTTAAAAGCTGCTAATATCCCAACTAAAAAAATAAATGATATTATTGTTGAAGTTACTAAGTAG
- a CDS encoding RluA family pseudouridine synthase has product MTKILINEVKNRLDKFLVEQLNKDQEYSRSYIQKLIKDGNILVNGEMQTKSNTNLQVSDKVEINFPEIKKSELKGEKIDLNIVYEDEHLLVINKANNMVVHPGAGNPDGTLVNALLGREEINLSNIGGVERPGIVHRLDKQTTGLVIVAKNDKTHQELSNQLKDHKIYKEYIALVWGNIEEEKGVIDAPIGRHQNDRKKMMVTNKNSKYAKTNFEVLERFENTTLVKCWIETGRTHQIRVHFNFIKFPIVNDPIYGRLSDKTDEFGQMLHAYKLQFIHPIKKEMVKLKTELPKEFLDRIKKEGGTKHEW; this is encoded by the coding sequence ATGACTAAAATATTAATTAACGAAGTTAAAAATAGGTTAGATAAGTTTTTAGTTGAACAGCTAAACAAAGATCAAGAATATTCGAGAAGTTATATCCAAAAGTTAATTAAAGATGGTAATATTTTAGTTAATGGCGAAATGCAAACAAAATCTAACACAAATTTACAAGTTAGTGATAAAGTTGAAATTAATTTTCCTGAAATTAAAAAATCCGAACTTAAAGGTGAAAAAATTGATTTAAATATAGTTTATGAAGATGAACATTTATTAGTAATCAATAAAGCTAATAATATGGTAGTTCATCCAGGTGCTGGTAACCCTGATGGTACATTAGTTAACGCTTTACTTGGAAGAGAAGAAATAAATCTAAGTAATATTGGTGGTGTTGAAAGACCAGGGATTGTTCATCGTTTAGATAAACAAACAACAGGTCTAGTTATTGTTGCCAAAAATGATAAAACTCATCAAGAATTATCCAATCAATTAAAAGATCATAAAATTTACAAAGAGTATATTGCATTAGTGTGAGGTAATATTGAAGAAGAAAAAGGTGTCATTGACGCACCTATTGGTAGACATCAAAATGATAGAAAAAAAATGATGGTGACGAATAAAAACTCTAAGTATGCAAAAACTAATTTTGAAGTGCTTGAAAGATTTGAAAATACAACTTTAGTTAAATGTTGAATAGAGACTGGAAGAACACATCAAATCAGAGTTCATTTCAATTTTATTAAGTTTCCAATTGTAAATGATCCTATATATGGTAGATTATCTGATAAAACTGATGAATTTGGTCAAATGCTTCATGCTTATAAATTACAATTTATACACCCCATTAAAAAAGAAATGGTAAAATTAAAAACAGAACTACCTAAAGAATTTTTAGATAGAATTAAAAAAGAAGGAGGAACAAAGCATGAGTGATAA